A single region of the Montipora capricornis isolate CH-2021 chromosome 13, ASM3666992v2, whole genome shotgun sequence genome encodes:
- the LOC138030117 gene encoding tyrosine kinase receptor Cad96Ca-like: MEMGSVGCQRPTPPNDLQGGQYAPLNPSTRSWEIPRHHVTIEKIIGKGAFGQVAKATADGLRGMPQKTLVAVKMLKASAPESDKKDLLSELEVMKTLKPHPHVIKLMGCVTQSEPLLVLIEYVPYGDLLGYLRKSRGLHDTYYKDPDIKPQTSLTSQQLMKFAWQIADGMKYLSSRSIIHRDLAARNVLVGERETCKVTDFGMARDVQQENVYERKTKGRLPVKWTACEALMYGTYTTKSDVWSFGVLLYEIFTIGGSPYPRMDGRKIANLLQEGYRMPKPQHVDNEL, from the exons ATGGAAATGGGAAGTGTTGGATGCCAGCGGCCCACCCCACCCAATGACTTGCAAGGGGGTCAGTACGCGCCTCTTAATCCTTCTACACGCTCGTGGGAAATTCCCAGACATCATGTGACCATTGAGAAGATTATTGGAAAAGGTGCTTTTGGTCAAGTTGCCAAGGCAACAGCGGATGGTCTCCGAGGAATGCCTCAGAAAACACTGGTGGCAGTGAAAATGTTGAAGG CTAGCGCTCCTGAGTCAGATAAGAAAGACTTATTATCAGAGCTTGAAGTGATGAAGACCTTGAAACCACATCCACATGTCATTAAACTAATGGGCTGCGTAACTCAATCAG AGCCATTGTTGGTGTTGATAGAATATGTCCCCTATGGTGATCTCTTGGGTTACCTGAGAAAGAGTCGTGGTTTGCATGACACCTACTACAAAGATCCAGATATCAAACCCCAAACAAGTCTGACGTCACAACAACTGATGAAATTTGCTTGGCAAATCGCTGATGGAATGAAATACCTTTCTTCAAGATCT ATAATTCATAGAGATCTTGCCGCTCGTAATGTGCTGGTTGGTGAAAGAGAAACTTGTAAAGTGACAGACTTTGGAATGGCCAGAGATGTGCAACAGGAAAACGTTTATGAAAGGAAGACGAAG GGCCGCCTTCCTGTAAAGTGGACGGCATGCGAAGCTCTTATGTATGGCACTTACACAACCAAGAGTGATGT atGGAGCTTTGGAGTTCTTCTTTACGAAATTTTCACCATAG GTGGATCACCCTATCCTCGGATGGATGGcagaaaaattgcaaatttgctTCAAGAAGGATACAGGATGCCCAAACCACAACACGTGGACAATGAATTGTAA